The proteins below are encoded in one region of Tindallia magadiensis:
- the ftcD gene encoding glutamate formimidoyltransferase, which yields MNNISIGDVIQPTVNYLVTNVKEAYGMSTEKQYVLAVPNFSEGRRKDVIEAVAAPLKDREGVTLVSVEPEHDFNRSVITVIGEPEPLKKALLEMAGKSYELINMEEQQGSHPRIGAQDTIPLFPFKNISLEECTELAESIGKELYNRYEVPVFFSGNNARNEDRKALSFIRKGQYEGLKEVAHTDARKPDIGPAALHPTAGATIVSADTEGLTAYNVFLATEDVSIAKTIAKGVRGPSGGFSTVRAVGIKFPDHSGVVVSMNMFDCSATPLYRAFNFVKQEAARYGIAVTGSELVGPIKLDHVLNCFEYSLGLEGFNKEQILETHLMK from the coding sequence ATGAATAATATTTCAATTGGGGATGTTATTCAACCAACCGTTAACTATTTAGTGACTAATGTGAAGGAGGCGTATGGAATGTCGACAGAAAAACAATATGTATTAGCCGTACCAAATTTCAGTGAGGGACGGCGAAAGGATGTTATTGAAGCAGTTGCTGCACCATTGAAAGATCGTGAAGGGGTAACCTTAGTCAGTGTAGAACCAGAGCATGATTTCAACCGAAGCGTTATTACCGTTATCGGAGAGCCAGAACCTTTAAAGAAAGCTTTATTAGAGATGGCTGGCAAAAGTTATGAATTAATCAATATGGAAGAGCAACAAGGAAGCCATCCTCGAATTGGTGCTCAGGATACCATTCCTTTATTTCCATTTAAGAATATCAGCTTGGAAGAATGTACCGAATTAGCTGAATCAATTGGGAAAGAATTGTATAACCGCTATGAGGTACCTGTCTTTTTTTCCGGAAACAATGCCCGTAATGAAGACCGTAAAGCCCTTTCCTTTATTCGAAAAGGCCAGTATGAAGGACTGAAGGAAGTAGCCCATACGGATGCACGAAAACCAGATATTGGTCCAGCCGCACTTCATCCTACTGCAGGCGCTACCATTGTCAGTGCGGATACAGAAGGGCTAACGGCTTATAATGTCTTTTTAGCCACAGAAGACGTTTCCATTGCAAAAACCATCGCCAAAGGCGTAAGAGGTCCCAGTGGCGGCTTTTCAACCGTTCGTGCTGTAGGGATTAAATTCCCGGATCATTCCGGCGTAGTAGTTTCCATGAACATGTTTGACTGCAGCGCTACTCCTTTGTATCGAGCCTTTAATTTCGTGAAGCAGGAAGCCGCTCGTTACGGAATTGCCGTAACCGGTTCAGAACTGGTAGGTCCTATCAAACTGGATCACGTCCTTAACTGCTTTGAGTATTCTTTAGGCTTGGAAGGCTTTAATAAAGAACAAATTTTGGAAACCCATCTAATGAAATAG
- a CDS encoding cyclase family protein, giving the protein MALRLIDLSQEIFEGMSVFPMHQPTFIMTNMTHEENQQKTGSNTLGFSARNLLISEHGGTHSDAVWEYKPSGATIDKMPLTHFWGSAICIDLTHITPQQRIGPTELRQAVKKSGQSIQAGDIVLMYTGHFDRYFNTEHWQTTYSGLSYEGAKWLAEQGVVNIGVDAPAIDHPEDTDFSGHLICGEYDITNTENLCNLHLVVNRRFLYMGLPLRIRDGSGSPIRAVALVEE; this is encoded by the coding sequence ATGGCCCTAAGACTTATTGATCTATCCCAGGAAATATTTGAAGGAATGTCAGTTTTTCCCATGCATCAGCCGACCTTTATTATGACCAATATGACCCATGAAGAAAATCAGCAGAAAACAGGAAGTAACACCTTAGGCTTTTCAGCACGGAACTTATTGATTAGTGAACATGGAGGCACTCATTCTGATGCTGTATGGGAATATAAGCCTAGCGGTGCTACCATTGATAAAATGCCATTGACCCATTTTTGGGGGAGTGCAATCTGTATTGATTTAACCCACATAACCCCTCAACAGCGAATTGGACCAACAGAACTTCGCCAAGCCGTAAAGAAGTCCGGACAATCCATACAAGCCGGAGATATTGTGCTGATGTATACAGGGCATTTCGATCGTTATTTTAATACGGAACACTGGCAGACTACCTATAGCGGCCTTAGCTATGAAGGAGCAAAATGGCTGGCGGAACAGGGAGTGGTGAACATAGGTGTAGACGCACCAGCGATTGATCATCCGGAAGACACCGATTTTTCAGGCCATCTTATCTGTGGAGAATACGATATTACCAATACAGAAAATCTATGCAATTTGCATTTAGTAGTGAATCGACGGTTTTTATACATGGGTCTTCCTCTTCGAATCCGGGACGGTTCCGGTTCGCCGATTCGTGCCGTAGCTTTAGTAGAAGAATAA